The genomic window AAATTCGAGATTATTATTTAAGATTATTACTTAAAAAGACGATCTAGTTATATAGAAACTTTTTTAGGGGAAAATTATGATAGGTTATTTAATTATTGCCCTCGTAGTTATGGTCATAGCCTACTTTTTTTATCGGTATTATTTTTTTCAAAAAAATATATCAACATCACATAAACCTCATTTTACACTCAAAATCGAACACGAATAATAGGATTACAAGTAATAATACCGAATGGGTATAACAATTATATATTTTCCTCTTTATCGCGTTCCAATAAAGCCAATATAGATTTTTTATGCATTTTACGGGCAAAATCAATTGCACTTAATCCATGACCATCACGTGCACGAACATCTACACCCAACTCAAGCAGTTTTTTAATCACGTCACTACGCCCATAACAGACAGCTCCCATCAACGGTGTGAAACCACTGCGTCTTGTTGAGGTATTAACATCAAAACCATCAGCAATCAGTTTTTCGATCAACGCGATATTATTATACGTTACCGCTACATCGAAAACACTTACCCCTTCGATATCAGTATGATGAATATCAGCACCATTGTCGATGAGTAAATCGAGAATTTCACTATCACAATGATACCGCATCGCAAAACAAATGACCGACTCACCGTTTTCCTCTACTTCATTAGGATTTCCGCCATTTTTGAGATATTTTTTTACCCCAAGATAATCATTTGCTTTTAATAATCCAATCCATTGTTCCATACAAAATCCATGCAATAATTTCACGTAGTATAACATGTCACCTTCAACTCTACCTCGGTACTCCTATGCTAAAATACACTATTCATTTTACTATAAGAGAGTTTTTATGACAATTATCGAAACAGAAAGTGCATTCAAAGAGTGTGTTAGTGCTATAGCGGGGTCAGATGGGTACAAAAATCCACTCGCATTCGGAATTTGCCGTGTCGATTTCGGGCAACTTGACAGTTCAAAGATATTACAAGCAACATTCCCTCATATCAACTGGAATGAAAACTTCGGCAGTGCTGCAATCTTTATTGCTAATGCACAAGAACAAGGTTACACTATTGATTTTACCGCTGATGAAGTGATTATCCCCGTAACGTTGAAATTTTTAGAGGGGTGTTTAAATGCATTTACCCCTTATGCGGATGAAGCATTCGGTGATGCTCATAAAAATATTCAAGTTGTTTATCACCTCTACAATCAAATCAAAGAGCATGGTATGCGCGATGGCGAGTTTCGTCTTGTTATCCTCTTTAACGATGTAGCGTGTACGAGCGTAGAGGGGACATACCTCAAACTCTACGCACTCTCTACTTCTAAAGCGGCTCTTCGCTCACTTAATCTTAACGGTGCATTCGGTGCATTGCACAATGTCGCATGGTCGGATGGGCAACCAATCGAACTCGAATGGCTTCGTGAAAATGAGATTGAACTCAAATTTGCTAATGAATATCCGAAAATCGATTTCGTCGATAAATTTCCTCGCTATCTCCAACACATTATTCCTGCTAACAATACTCGTATTTTAGATGATTCAAAAGTCCGTTTCGGAGCACAACTTCATGCAGGAACCACCATTATGCCAGGAGCGAGTTATGTTAACTTCAATGCGGGAACTACTGGTGTAAGCATGGTAGAGGGTCGCATTTCAAGCTCTGCTGTTGTGGGTGATGGTTCAGACGTTGGCGGAGGAGCAT from Sulfuricurvum sp. includes these protein-coding regions:
- a CDS encoding ankyrin repeat domain-containing protein — protein: MEQWIGLLKANDYLGVKKYLKNGGNPNEVEENGESVICFAMRYHCDSEILDLLIDNGADIHHTDIEGVSVFDVAVTYNNIALIEKLIADGFDVNTSTRRSGFTPLMGAVCYGRSDVIKKLLELGVDVRARDGHGLSAIDFARKMHKKSILALLERDKEENI
- a CDS encoding tetrahydrodipicolinate N-succinyltransferase N-terminal domain-containing protein, translated to MTIIETESAFKECVSAIAGSDGYKNPLAFGICRVDFGQLDSSKILQATFPHINWNENFGSAAIFIANAQEQGYTIDFTADEVIIPVTLKFLEGCLNAFTPYADEAFGDAHKNIQVVYHLYNQIKEHGMRDGEFRLVILFNDVACTSVEGTYLKLYALSTSKAALRSLNLNGAFGALHNVAWSDGQPIELEWLRENEIELKFANEYPKIDFVDKFPRYLQHIIPANNTRILDDSKVRFGAQLHAGTTIMPGASYVNFNAGTTGVSMVEGRISSSAVVGDGSDVGGGASILGVLSGTDGIPVTIGKNTLLGANSVTGIALGDGCIVDAGIAVLAGTKFAVNTEELTKIQEANPSKTLSGTSFKGKDLVGLNGIHYRQDSTTGQLLIRRSTREVKLNADLH